The Juglans regia cultivar Chandler chromosome 2, Walnut 2.0, whole genome shotgun sequence genome includes a window with the following:
- the LOC108994170 gene encoding protein FAR-RED IMPAIRED RESPONSE 1-like, with protein MHGYYGQVPTWSSGFLPNAGYSFPHNIETPTPLINTSSTTCILVGSDSNRLGGGETKAPCTSCTVEKINEDKPNPQENKDCSVGTSQNVDIDGDDMIEEPKLGMEFNSLEELLSYYKNYGKKCEFGVMTKRTEREEDETVRYVTLACARGGKARNRTFDFTNPRPTGKTECKAKINALKCDGKLRLTTVHNIHKHGLSPKKSRFFRCNRKVSDAVKRVLDTNDMVGVRMNKRFGSLVVGAGGFENLPFLEKDCRNYIDKTRHLRLGAGGASALQDYFCRMQYKNPWFFTLMDLDDDRRLKNVFWADPRSRAAYQYFGDVVTFNTTYLTNRYGMPFAPFIGVNHHGQSILLGTGLIFSEDTETFVWLFQTWLQCMDGITPKAIITDQDRTMKNAFGIVFPNTR; from the coding sequence ATGCATGGTTACTATGGACAAGTGCCTACATGGTCATCGGGATTTCTGCCAAATGCTGGTTACTCATTTCCACATAATATAGAAACTCCAACTCCTCTCATCAATACAAGCTCCACTACATGCATACTAGTTGGGTCAGATTCTAATAGACTCGGTGGTGGGGAGACTAAAGCCCCATGTACATCCTGTacagttgaaaaaattaatgaggATAAACCAAATCCACAGGAAAACAAGGATTGCAGTGTCGGGACATCTCAGAATGTTGATATTGATGGTGATGATatgattgaggagccaaagttggggatggagtttaattctcTTGAAGAATTACTGAGTTATTATAAGAATTATGGTAAGAAGTGCGagtttggggtgatgacaaaaAGGACTGAGAGGGAAGAAGATGAGACTGTTAGGTATGTCACCCTTGCTTGTGCTCGTGGTGGGAAGGCCCGTAATAGAACTTTCGATTTCACCAACCCACGTCCGACTGGAAAGAcagaatgtaaggcaaagattaatgccttaaaatgTGATGGAAAACTTCGGTTGACTACGGTTCATAATATCCATAAACACGGCCTTAGTCCAAAGAAATCTCGcttctttcgatgtaatagaAAAGTGAGTGACGCTGTAAAAAGAGTTCTAGATACAAATGATATGGTTGGTGTCCGAATGAACAAGAGATTtggatctcttgttgttggcgcAGGCGGGTTTGAGAACCTTCCATTTTTGGAGAAAGATTGTCGTAATTACATCGACAAAACAAGACATCTACGACTTGGCGCAGGTGGTGCTAGTGCACTTCAAGACtatttttgtaggatgcagtacaaaaatcccTGGTTCTTTacattgatggatttagatgatgaCAGGAGGTTAAAGAATGTCTTCTGGGCAGACCCCCGTAGTAGAGCAGCCTACCAATATTTCGGTGATGTGGTCACATTCAACACCACATACCTGACGAATAGATATGGAATGCCATTTGCACCATTTATTGGTGTAAATCACCATGGGCAGTCAATTCTCTTGGGCACAGGCTTGATTTTTAGTGAGGATACAGAGacctttgtgtggttattccagacttggttgcagtgtatggatggtataaCTCCTAAAGCTATTATCACTGACCAAGATAGAACGATGAAAAATGCATTTGGTATTGTTTTCCCAAACACCCGATAG